The following DNA comes from Solanum stenotomum isolate F172 chromosome 11, ASM1918654v1, whole genome shotgun sequence.
ATGAGCTCCTCCgattcttcaagaaaatatatGGCTTCCTCCGGTTCTTCAAGGAATAAATTAACGAATTTGCATAAGGAACTGTCTCCTGAGCCGCTGTATACCTTTTATGTCGACCAAAGAAATCGCCACGAGGTAAAATTCAAGTTTTCTTctgattcttttatttttgaagtgtaaattgtgaaataatttgaatacTTAACATGATATTGgagtaattttcttaaaatttaggGATTTTTTGCTTGCTTGTTTTTAATCGGATATTTCTATTGTTTAAATCTGCCTAAGCTTTGAACAAATGTTTATAGTTTGtgtaaaaatcttttttttaccATGAACAAGAAATCTTTGATTTTTTACCGTGAACAAGCAACAGATGTTTATAGTTTGTGTATATATCAATGTTCCTAATATCTAGTTTATCTCTAAATATTCAActaaatttattgtttcttcaTCAGCTTCAAGtaactagtttaattttttcctcGACAGCAAGACTAAATTTTTGTATGGATATAATGGCAAATACTTATAAATGAAACATAGGATAAAGATTTTCGCTATAAAATTGAAGTAGCTAGATTTTCATAGAGAATGGATTAATGCTCTCTTATAGATACATTAAACAAGCTGTcatttaaagaattaaaaaaatattattaataaattaaaaaatgtgacATGGCATCCTAGTAGGAGAGAGATAATGTATTTtttgtgtcaagtatattttgaggaaaatagcaaagttgggtgatattgtagtcctaaaacaaacataagtgtATTCCTAGGTAATTTCTTAAACATGGGTGACTATCTAGGGAAATTACTCCTATATGCAACATAATTTATGTGTTgccaaaaattaattaaaaaggagGTCCCACACGGAAGAAAAATGACAGTCTGGTAAACTAAATTTTCACTATGCACGAATTCATCCCATAACCTTTTATTATCGCAACAAAAGGAATGGTATCTCAAGTATCTGATATCTCTATTCAATTAACATGCAATAGTACCTACAATAAGGGTCATATGGTAAAACTTCGTTTAAAAAGATGTGGTAAGAAAGAAATTGACTAGGTCGAAGTTATTCCATCTATGAAATTCAATGGAATCCAGAGAGACCATGTCTTCATTCATAGGTTTGGTTGTAGATCGGGTCATCcatataatatacaaaaataaactcCAGATATTTGAGATCTTATTAGAATATCTACGAGACTCCACCTTGACTAATcaactaaaacaaaaagaaaataatatgctGCACCATTTCAAAAATCATTCAAGCTGCTTTCAAcctaacaacaataatatacccAGTAAAATCCCACAAAGTGATGTCTAAAGAGGATAGAATGTATGCAAATTTTACACCCCAATCTCGTGGAGGTAAAAAGGCCATTTCCAGAAGACCCTCAACTCAAGTAAAATAAATCGAAAtggaaatgaaaaaggaaaatgatagTGAAGAGAACATCGGAAGCATTCAAGCAAGGAACATTAACAATTGCAAAATAGTGCAATCACCTAAACATATTAAACAACAGATGATAACCGATAACAAAAGCAAGAAACTACATGAATAAAGCATTCAAGCTAATTTCTACTTGGTAAACCAAAATGCATAGTGAAGGAGAGAATATAAACCATTTATCCATTAAGCTTAAATCTCTATAATGACAGTCACAGTGTCTCTTTGATTTCAAGAATTGATTTTGTCTACACAAACATCAAATTTCTTAACCATAATGTAggaagataaaataaattatcaacTTCTTTTGAAAAAACACCATGCTCTCATCCCaattcattttcttcctttgcAACGGGAGCACGGGTTATGTCAGCCATGGCTCGATAAATCCCTACCTTTCGACCACCATCAGGGGGACATTAAAGAGGGAAAGAAGGAATGCAAAACCTATAGATGATATATTACTGTTTCTTTGagtcttctccttttttcctTTCGGTCAATCTATTGTTGTCGTTATCGTCTGTAGGAACTGTCTCAGCGACTGAGATATCCTTGGAATACTTTTTCACCCGCAAAGAAATGAGGATACTCGCTAAGATACCAAGTAGAGGAAAGATGTATGACCATAAATTGGATGTATTAGATCCAGAGCCGGATGATACAGCAGCACCGGCTAGACTGCCAATAGATGTGTTCTGTAGGATCATTGGCAGGCAGCCAATTGCTGTTGGAAGTAGGAAATCCAGGAAGAACCTGACATTGGTGGCTGCTAAGGCATAGTTGATGACATAAGAAGGTATAGGTGAGAAACGGGCAAGGAGTACAAATTTCCATCCATCTCGTTCAACACCCCTTGAAAGCACATGAAAGTATTTGTTGTTTTGCACCCACCCAATAGCAGACCTGGAACTGCGAAACACAAACCTGGGGAAGTATAATATTAGAATTGCAATGTCAGGATCCTGAGAGGGAGAAATATCTACAACATTTAACAAATTATAACTTCACAAACCAAAGCAGAGTGTGCTCAGCTGAACAGTTTAAATGTACACCTCCTCAGATACTATACGCTTATTTCGCTTAAGCAGAAAGAAAAGCTTAAAAGAGGGGAAGGGGAACAGATGACCATCTCGTCACCTGTTATTCTGAAATCCAACGACTAGAATATAATTTCCTTTGTCCATAGGAGTGAAAGATAACAGAAAAGGCTGAGCTCTCTAGCTTAATCTGTAACTTGTGGTTTTCAATTAATGGAAAGAAAGTAGCCAAATCGGCAATAACCTCTTCTCATGCCAATACCATATCCAACTCCTCCAAATTAGGTCGTTCATCTGcttaaaaattaagttgttttctattttttgataACAGAGAAATCTCCGAGGGTCAATGGTGCACAGTTCAAAACACAATGAACAATGGGTctgcccctctacccttctccacttaaacaCAATGCTTTTGACTGCAGCTGtaaattaagttgtttataaGCTGATCACGTCCCCACTTTTACTTTCTTCGTCTCATTTATACATCCTCAAACAGTCAACCGAATTAATGTATTACATATCCATTCCACAACATCTTTGCCTACTTGACTTTATTATTTCATGGTCTAATTTAGCACGCTTAATCAACCATTTGTaaacaaatttatattataCCCCCATCTTCACATTTCCCAGGTATTAG
Coding sequences within:
- the LOC125844750 gene encoding uncharacterized protein LOC125844750, encoding MGMKRWVTIAVVVAIMAWMKGLSSQLGFEKEAAIEWLKLMSDRLGNWAIPAYVALHTITLALCLPYAVFFEAGASLLFGFLPAVLCVFSAKILGASLSFSIGRFVFRSSRSAIGWVQNNKYFHVLSRGVERDGWKFVLLARFSPIPSYVINYALAATNVRFFLDFLLPTAIGCLPMILQNTSIGSLAGAAVSSGSGSNTSNLWSYIFPLLGILASILISLRVKKYSKDISVAETVPTDDNDNNRLTERKKGEDSKKQ